A single window of Rubripirellula lacrimiformis DNA harbors:
- the dnaB gene encoding replicative DNA helicase, which yields MISDESQFRFKKKKKEPSAAEVLAREPPFDLDAEMGVLGSVLLLPEISDEIASLKAEDFYSDANRKIYHAMREMYDSGEKIDITLLVSRLRTQGDYDSVGGAAYLAQLSGAVPNAAHAVYYADIVTEKSVYRRLINSSTEILRDAYEQTGTAKELCAQAEQKVFAIMDGRSSQSVHSISDVLHQAMDRMEARLRDEYVDGGAETGLKGFDDMTGGLHNGELIILAARPSMGKTALAMNIAEHCAIVQRAPVLFVSLEMSGIELADRMLCSLARVNGHRLRNGSISSDDRDRLIGKANEISEAPLYVDDSPSRTVSEIAATARRIKRRQDALGLIVIDYLQLIDPDNSRDPRQEQVAKIARRLKGMARELEVPLLCLSQLNRQAEEGKDHRPKLSHLRESGAIEQDADVVMFVHREEYYHRGEDKAQFAGQAEIIISKQRNGPVGDVELTWEAEFTKFSDRAPDRHSEFDGLAEFDNSGM from the coding sequence ATGATTTCTGACGAGAGCCAATTTCGATTTAAGAAGAAGAAGAAGGAACCGAGCGCAGCCGAAGTGCTGGCCCGCGAACCGCCTTTTGATCTGGATGCGGAAATGGGCGTCTTGGGCAGCGTCCTGCTGCTGCCGGAAATCTCCGACGAAATCGCGTCGCTAAAGGCGGAAGACTTCTACAGCGACGCCAATCGCAAGATTTATCACGCGATGCGTGAAATGTACGATTCCGGCGAAAAGATCGACATCACGCTGTTGGTTTCCCGGCTGCGCACCCAAGGGGACTACGACTCGGTCGGGGGGGCTGCGTACCTGGCCCAGTTGTCCGGTGCGGTTCCCAACGCGGCACACGCGGTCTACTACGCCGACATCGTGACGGAAAAGTCGGTTTACCGACGTTTGATCAATTCCAGCACCGAGATTCTTCGCGACGCGTACGAACAGACCGGCACGGCCAAGGAACTGTGTGCCCAGGCCGAACAGAAGGTCTTTGCGATCATGGACGGTCGTTCGTCGCAAAGCGTGCACAGCATCAGTGATGTGTTGCACCAGGCGATGGACCGCATGGAAGCTCGCCTGCGAGACGAATACGTCGACGGTGGTGCCGAAACGGGGCTGAAGGGTTTCGACGATATGACCGGCGGGCTGCACAACGGCGAGCTGATCATTTTGGCCGCACGTCCATCGATGGGCAAAACCGCGTTGGCGATGAACATTGCCGAACACTGTGCGATTGTGCAACGCGCTCCGGTGCTGTTCGTTTCCTTGGAAATGTCCGGGATCGAATTGGCCGACCGGATGCTGTGTTCGCTGGCTCGTGTGAACGGTCACCGGCTTCGTAACGGGTCGATTTCATCGGACGACCGAGACCGTTTGATTGGCAAAGCGAATGAGATCAGTGAGGCGCCCCTGTACGTCGACGATTCACCCAGTCGAACGGTCAGCGAAATTGCCGCCACGGCCCGACGGATCAAGCGTCGCCAGGATGCTTTGGGGTTGATCGTGATTGACTATTTGCAACTGATCGATCCCGACAACTCGCGTGACCCTCGGCAAGAACAAGTCGCCAAGATCGCGCGTCGTCTGAAAGGGATGGCGCGGGAACTCGAAGTGCCGCTGCTGTGTCTGTCGCAGCTGAACCGGCAGGCCGAAGAGGGCAAAGATCACCGCCCGAAACTGAGCCACCTGCGTGAATCGGGTGCTATCGAGCAGGATGCCGACGTGGTGATGTTTGTTCACCGCGAAGAATACTATCACCGGGGCGAAGACAAAGCACAGTTCGCTGGCCAAGCCGAAATCATCATTTCGAAACAGCGGAACGGTCCAGTCGGCGACGTCGAATTGACCTGGGAAGCCGAGTTCACCAAGTTCAGTGACCGGGCCCCCGACCGACACAGCGAATTCGACGGTCTGGCAGAGTTCGATAATTCGGGCATGTAG
- a CDS encoding GNAT family N-acetyltransferase, translated as MRSETLTYQTESPRPELLQQLLPPLLANLSLGRAQIAIDQIRSVFQDTTTGRLILVTARTAASTPPPTPVSPASDPSSAASSAASSAASSAASSAASSAAGGKPSDPAVQDAVPGAVVAAAIAIQPNGGLAKGESPDDPVPQDSVTIVHAGLVLREPAISGDVDRIMGQLAAAVDQELARRTVRFVQWATDPLLDGDRPPENGESPESAPEDTDPADAMAGWCQAFSMEPIATLEYMSGPIDQATQLGVTASTGRPSPAADSDASADVSPDAQRPRQPISGDPASATLQFCPLDWSDASKSLASFADVVQRTYLETADCPRLNEFRTVQQTFQGYRAAAAFDRRFWFTVTETSGSSAAPQPIGCIILGVHGTQQVPGTDEPPSKSDPTPTQSEAGGTQRVDPAPGDGSPPPPPVIELVYMGLVPEARGRRLAGHLIAHAMACGRSIGAQRMILAVDRGNDAAKQLYRRAAMEPMMAETVWCKSLASSVSRANHAAHFQSSSTGDR; from the coding sequence ATGCGTTCGGAAACGTTGACCTACCAGACAGAATCGCCGCGACCCGAGTTGTTGCAGCAGCTGCTGCCACCGCTGTTAGCGAATCTGTCGCTAGGCCGCGCACAGATTGCCATCGACCAAATTCGTAGCGTGTTCCAGGACACGACCACTGGAAGGTTGATTTTGGTGACCGCTCGGACTGCCGCATCGACGCCCCCCCCGACGCCCGTATCGCCCGCATCGGACCCCAGTTCGGCCGCCAGTTCGGCCGCCAGTTCGGCCGCCAGTTCGGCCGCCAGTTCGGCCGCCAGTTCGGCCGCAGGTGGGAAACCGTCCGATCCAGCCGTCCAGGATGCTGTGCCGGGGGCGGTGGTCGCCGCCGCCATCGCGATTCAACCCAACGGCGGGCTCGCGAAGGGGGAATCGCCGGACGATCCGGTGCCCCAAGACTCCGTCACGATCGTGCATGCCGGGTTGGTGCTGCGTGAGCCGGCGATCTCTGGCGACGTGGATCGCATCATGGGCCAGTTGGCAGCGGCTGTCGATCAAGAGCTGGCCAGGCGGACGGTCCGCTTTGTCCAATGGGCGACAGACCCGCTGCTAGACGGGGATCGGCCTCCCGAAAATGGTGAATCCCCGGAAAGTGCCCCCGAAGACACAGATCCAGCCGACGCGATGGCGGGGTGGTGCCAGGCGTTTTCGATGGAGCCGATTGCGACACTGGAATACATGAGCGGGCCGATCGACCAGGCAACCCAGCTTGGCGTCACCGCATCCACCGGCCGCCCATCGCCCGCCGCAGACTCGGATGCGTCCGCCGATGTCAGTCCAGACGCCCAGCGGCCCCGCCAGCCGATTTCCGGTGATCCGGCCTCGGCTACGCTTCAGTTTTGCCCGCTGGACTGGTCGGATGCATCCAAGTCCCTTGCATCGTTTGCCGATGTGGTTCAGCGGACTTATCTGGAAACGGCGGACTGCCCACGGCTGAACGAGTTTCGGACCGTCCAGCAGACTTTTCAGGGATACCGGGCCGCCGCGGCATTCGATCGCCGTTTCTGGTTCACCGTCACCGAAACATCGGGTTCCTCCGCCGCCCCCCAACCGATCGGCTGCATCATTCTGGGTGTGCATGGGACCCAGCAGGTTCCAGGTACCGACGAACCACCATCCAAATCCGACCCGACCCCCACGCAGAGCGAGGCCGGTGGCACCCAGCGAGTCGATCCAGCACCGGGTGACGGCAGTCCCCCTCCGCCGCCCGTAATTGAACTGGTCTACATGGGGCTGGTCCCCGAGGCGCGGGGGCGCCGATTGGCTGGCCATTTGATCGCTCACGCGATGGCCTGCGGTCGGTCGATCGGTGCCCAGCGGATGATCTTGGCGGTCGACCGCGGCAACGACGCCGCAAAGCAGCTGTACCGCCGCGCGGCGATGGAGCCGATGATGGCCGAAACGGTTTGGTGCAAATCGTTGGCGTCAAGTGTTTCCCGGGCCAATCATGCCGCCCACTTCCAATCTTCATCCACCGGTGATCGGTAA
- a CDS encoding lysylphosphatidylglycerol synthase domain-containing protein, translating to MAKINLRTLAGPALALVLFTLAVRLLIHEASSITWEQFQTGLTGVPPIYLGFAAFLIALNYGLLISYDLLALRYLCRSIPLRRVALVSFLGFTLGNNFGTFLAGAPIRFRFYSRWGLSPSQIVVLISVLGLTFWSGLWFLGGTVLVLVPIQLPPPYTLPFGMRTLGIILLSLAIGYLLVCVFWRKPWPIGKLHLRPPEPGLMAVQASVAAVDLLISATALYLVLPSTSPVPFALVLAAYLAAIAISLISQVPGGLGVLEVILLALLKESVGDSVLASVLIFRTLYYIIPLMFGMATLVIHEIYGGAVEARQAR from the coding sequence TTGGCCAAGATCAATCTTCGTACGCTTGCGGGCCCCGCGCTGGCCCTGGTGCTGTTCACGCTGGCGGTACGGTTGCTGATTCACGAGGCATCGTCGATCACATGGGAACAGTTTCAAACCGGGCTGACCGGTGTCCCGCCGATCTACCTTGGATTCGCTGCGTTCCTGATCGCACTGAACTATGGGCTATTGATCAGCTACGACCTGCTGGCGCTACGGTACCTGTGCCGTTCGATTCCGCTGCGGCGAGTCGCGTTGGTATCGTTTTTGGGGTTCACGCTGGGCAATAACTTCGGAACGTTCTTGGCCGGTGCGCCGATCCGGTTTCGGTTCTACAGTCGATGGGGACTGTCGCCCAGCCAGATCGTGGTGCTGATCTCTGTTCTGGGGCTGACGTTTTGGAGCGGTCTGTGGTTTCTGGGCGGGACCGTATTGGTCTTGGTACCGATCCAGTTGCCGCCGCCCTACACGTTGCCGTTTGGGATGCGAACACTGGGCATCATCCTGTTGTCGCTGGCGATCGGTTACCTGTTGGTTTGCGTGTTTTGGCGCAAGCCTTGGCCGATCGGAAAGCTGCACCTGCGACCACCCGAACCGGGGCTGATGGCTGTCCAAGCGTCAGTGGCCGCGGTCGACCTTTTGATCTCTGCGACGGCGTTGTACTTGGTGCTGCCCAGCACATCGCCCGTCCCGTTCGCCTTGGTGCTGGCGGCCTACCTGGCCGCGATCGCAATTTCGCTGATCAGCCAAGTGCCGGGCGGGTTAGGGGTTCTAGAGGTGATTTTGTTGGCGCTGTTGAAGGAATCGGTCGGTGACTCTGTGTTGGCGTCGGTGCTGATCTTCCGGACCCTGTACTACATCATCCCGTTGATGTTTGGGATGGCGACATTGGTGATCCACGAGATCTATGGCGGTGCCGTGGAAGCCCGCCAGGCGAGGTGA
- a CDS encoding PDZ domain-containing protein: MFRRIFFACFAAPLVFALLIADSPSSDAQGLFRRIQSRIQARSQAAPQYRPPAPPNTAPRSPNTDPSRAPSLNRVSPVDEDGDADQDADPESDSSLGKSILRRPGDEDDRDDPKAPSQSRATIGINVAEPRGGVPGVEVTRFNPESKADEAGLRVGDVIIAVNGKPVRTSRDIAEQLSQFSGGEEIQLQVFRDRKPFAVTIPLIGRNAKPDQPDQPDQPDQPDQPDQPDRRANPAKRAAMTGTSHLSGPVGDSTQVPFGVTTDTVRGVRGAVVTTVSPHSPAAQAGLKSGDRIVSIDGRMVINSDSLQRSIARRPLGDEVALQWVRDAKLVAADVSFVKLDPNALASKVSDKDSAKEPSGDAAEQEQSVGSAFGSILGGFFGSQTEPASKNTDEMAFGDDEPIQPVGFESDTDDASSVKEAGKE; this comes from the coding sequence ATGTTTCGCCGAATCTTCTTCGCATGCTTCGCCGCACCTTTGGTCTTTGCACTGCTGATCGCCGATTCCCCGTCCAGCGACGCGCAGGGTCTGTTTCGGCGGATCCAGAGCCGAATCCAGGCTCGATCCCAGGCCGCGCCACAATACCGACCACCCGCCCCACCGAATACGGCGCCCCGATCGCCAAATACGGATCCAAGCCGAGCCCCATCGCTGAACCGCGTCAGTCCGGTCGACGAGGACGGTGACGCGGACCAGGACGCCGATCCAGAGAGCGACTCATCGCTAGGCAAATCGATCCTTCGCCGGCCAGGCGATGAAGACGATCGCGATGATCCCAAGGCCCCATCCCAAAGCCGGGCAACGATCGGCATCAATGTCGCCGAACCGCGAGGCGGAGTCCCCGGAGTCGAAGTCACTCGATTCAATCCGGAATCCAAAGCGGACGAAGCCGGATTGCGAGTAGGCGACGTGATCATTGCGGTCAACGGAAAGCCAGTACGAACCAGCCGCGACATTGCAGAGCAGTTGAGCCAGTTTTCGGGAGGTGAAGAAATCCAATTGCAGGTTTTCCGCGATCGGAAGCCTTTCGCAGTCACCATTCCCTTGATCGGGCGCAATGCGAAACCCGACCAACCCGACCAACCCGACCAACCCGACCAACCCGACCAACCCGACCAACCCGACCGCCGGGCAAACCCGGCGAAGCGTGCAGCGATGACGGGCACGTCCCATTTGTCCGGTCCGGTTGGCGATTCAACCCAGGTGCCATTCGGGGTGACCACCGATACGGTTCGCGGAGTACGCGGCGCGGTGGTGACAACCGTGTCGCCCCATTCGCCGGCCGCCCAAGCGGGATTGAAAAGCGGCGACCGGATCGTATCGATCGACGGTCGCATGGTGATCAACAGCGATTCGCTGCAACGTTCCATCGCTCGACGTCCCCTCGGTGACGAGGTCGCTCTGCAGTGGGTGCGTGATGCAAAACTGGTTGCTGCCGACGTCAGCTTTGTAAAGCTTGATCCGAATGCGTTGGCGTCAAAGGTGTCTGATAAGGATTCGGCCAAGGAACCCTCCGGCGACGCAGCGGAACAGGAACAGTCCGTGGGGTCGGCTTTCGGATCGATTCTGGGCGGTTTTTTCGGCAGCCAGACGGAACCGGCATCCAAGAACACTGACGAGATGGCGTTCGGCGATGACGAACCAATCCAACCCGTCGGATTTGAAAGTGACACCGACGACGCAAGCAGCGTCAAGGAAGCCGGCAAGGAGTGA
- a CDS encoding DnaA/Hda family protein translates to MWFTHGVSFAVANKSDETRANENQGVENQADTEPAATADSSIVRGCVMVRVRGQFALDRLRKNFLNELRAAAMHACGSSTHVAVELAQPEPAQADLPLLGEDASASRATPSSENDSSHPAAGNLVAGDADTGKRDTGTGETQQPSAGGARRRGELTRGRSKRGQAASGSSSRGRTMSMSQLVAHGAGTARERRRPPVVDSAAMLDMPSEFTSATAQPKSKSSATGKRSSRNAAGQSAANNAAGSNAGAGSADGKKSAAPQRPMNASTFVSGSCNQLAFTAMTMVCQQPGLASPLFLCGPSGTGKTHMLSAIADQFRRRHRMRRVMHLSAEQFTNDFITSVGNSGITSFRRRYREVDALLIDDVQFLGSKKATLREVLYTVETLANAGRPLIFSGSHAPTEIQGLTQELAGRMASGLVCPVGALDLTTRQTILRRWLGDTCQFPLDDDMVEQLTSMLAGDGRVISGVVNTINLLQRMYGRNPTMDEVRRFGGDVLRSAKPVASLSVIETAVCDAFQLPLDVLRSRTQTRAVTEPRMLAMYLSRQMTSAAYTEIARHFGGKSHSTAIAAEKNVKGWIEKGKSIGRGQTAMSAQEAIERIESLMRA, encoded by the coding sequence ATGTGGTTTACCCACGGAGTCTCTTTTGCGGTAGCGAACAAGTCCGACGAAACTCGGGCCAACGAAAACCAAGGCGTAGAGAACCAAGCAGACACCGAACCAGCAGCGACTGCCGATAGCAGCATCGTCCGTGGTTGCGTGATGGTCCGCGTTCGCGGCCAGTTTGCACTCGATCGACTTCGCAAGAACTTCTTGAACGAACTTCGAGCCGCAGCGATGCACGCTTGCGGATCCTCGACTCACGTTGCCGTTGAACTGGCACAGCCCGAACCGGCTCAAGCCGATCTGCCTCTGCTAGGCGAGGATGCCTCGGCCAGCCGAGCGACCCCGTCTTCGGAAAACGATTCGTCGCATCCCGCTGCAGGCAACCTTGTTGCAGGTGATGCTGACACCGGCAAGCGTGACACCGGTACGGGGGAAACACAGCAGCCATCGGCCGGCGGGGCGCGTCGTCGTGGTGAACTGACTCGAGGCCGCAGCAAACGCGGTCAAGCGGCGTCCGGTTCTTCGTCGCGTGGACGCACCATGTCGATGTCACAGCTGGTCGCCCACGGTGCTGGCACAGCTCGCGAACGGCGTCGTCCACCGGTCGTCGATTCGGCCGCCATGCTGGACATGCCTTCGGAGTTCACGTCGGCAACCGCGCAACCGAAATCCAAATCATCTGCGACCGGCAAACGATCCAGCCGAAACGCCGCGGGCCAATCCGCCGCCAACAACGCCGCGGGAAGCAACGCTGGTGCTGGTTCCGCCGATGGCAAAAAGTCGGCTGCACCTCAGCGGCCCATGAATGCGTCGACGTTCGTTTCGGGTTCGTGCAACCAATTGGCGTTCACGGCGATGACGATGGTCTGCCAACAACCGGGGCTGGCCAGTCCGTTGTTCTTGTGCGGTCCGTCGGGAACCGGCAAGACGCATATGTTGTCAGCGATCGCGGACCAGTTCCGTCGTCGGCATCGGATGCGTCGGGTGATGCACTTGTCGGCCGAACAGTTCACCAACGACTTCATCACGTCGGTCGGTAACAGCGGCATCACATCGTTCCGTCGTCGATACCGCGAAGTCGATGCACTGTTGATCGACGACGTCCAGTTTTTGGGATCCAAGAAGGCGACGCTACGCGAAGTGTTGTACACCGTTGAAACGTTGGCCAATGCCGGTCGACCTTTGATCTTCAGCGGCTCGCACGCTCCCACCGAAATCCAGGGACTGACTCAGGAATTGGCCGGCCGGATGGCCAGCGGACTGGTTTGTCCCGTCGGGGCATTGGACCTGACCACCCGCCAAACCATCCTGCGTCGTTGGCTTGGCGATACCTGTCAGTTTCCGTTGGACGACGACATGGTCGAGCAACTGACGTCGATGTTGGCCGGTGACGGACGCGTGATCAGTGGCGTGGTCAACACGATCAATTTGCTGCAGCGGATGTATGGCCGGAACCCGACGATGGACGAAGTTCGCCGCTTTGGCGGAGACGTGCTGCGATCGGCCAAACCGGTTGCCAGTTTGTCGGTGATCGAAACCGCCGTTTGCGATGCGTTCCAGTTGCCGCTGGACGTGCTGCGAAGCCGAACGCAAACGCGAGCGGTGACCGAGCCACGGATGTTGGCGATGTATTTGTCGCGTCAGATGACGTCGGCCGCCTATACCGAGATCGCACGTCACTTCGGCGGCAAATCCCACAGCACGGCCATCGCAGCCGAAAAGAACGTCAAAGGTTGGATCGAAAAGGGCAAATCGATCGGCCGTGGCCAAACCGCCATGTCGGCTCAGGAAGCGATCGAACGGATCGAAAGCCTGATGCGAGCCTAG